A stretch of the Erinaceus europaeus chromosome 23, mEriEur2.1, whole genome shotgun sequence genome encodes the following:
- the RAVER1 gene encoding LOW QUALITY PROTEIN: ribonucleoprotein PTB-binding 1 (The sequence of the model RefSeq protein was modified relative to this genomic sequence to represent the inferred CDS: substituted 1 base at 1 genomic stop codon) has translation MPLRPSSPVPEGAGLPKMAADVSVTPGPPLSPEPEAEVEAEVEADEAAAAPAAPATPADSRASDEELPQLEPDEIQRRLEHTERQFRNRRKILIRGLPGDVTNQEVHDLLSDYELKYCFVDKHKGTAFVTLLNGEQAEAAIAAFHQSQLRERELSVQLQPTDALLCVANLPPSLSQQQFEELVRPFGSLERCFLVYSGRSGHSKGYGFAEYMKKDSAARAKSDLLGKPLGQRTLYVHWTDATQLTPALLHSRCLCVDHLPPGFNDTDALRQALSATHTPTFCQLAYGQDGQLKGFAVLEYETAEEAEEAQQQADGLSLGGSRLRVSFCAPGPPGRSMLAALIAAQATALNRGKGLLPEPNLLQLLSHLGPSASLQLLLNPLINPQAGTGGKQGLLGAPPAMPLLNGPALSTALLQLALQGQKKPGILGDSPMGPLQPGGPPANPLLGEMPAGPEPPPRRGKPPPLLPMRGSGGDREGMGLGSQLTPPPDPRGLRGPGLRGLQKDGGPPSXTLPLLSQGSLLGEPPKDFRIPLNPYLNLHSLLPASSLPSKEPRGWGGSAGPSGRSRRPPEGPPPNPAAPGGGGSKAFHLKSRMLNPLANARLPPEPDSYGYDYPSDGGPRRHFHPREPGLGHHGPHGPHGPHGPSRHRLSPPPSGFSERGGGGGSLFYSGSPASYFTSGLQAGLKQSHLNKAVGSSPLGSGEGLLGLGPGPDGHGHLLKTPLGGQKRSFAHLLPSPEPSPEGSYIGQHSQGLGGHYADSYLKRKRIF, from the exons ATGCCGCTCCGCCCCAGCTCGCCGGTCCCAGAAGGCGCCGGGCTTCCCAAGATGGCGGCCGACGTGTCCGTTACTCCCGGGCCCCCGCTGAGCCCGGAGCCTGAGGCCGAGGTGGAGGCCGAGGTGGAGGCCGACgaggccgccgccgcccccgccgcccccgccacgCCCGCCGACAGCCGGGCCTCAGACGAGGAGCTGCCCCAGCTCGAGCCCGACGAGATCCAGAGGCGCCTGGAACACACCGAGCGCCAGTTCCGTAACCGCCGCAAGATCCTGATCCGGGGCCTCCCGGGGGACGTGACCAACCAg GAAGTTCACGACCTGCTGAGCGACTATGAACTCAAGTACTGCTTTGTGGACAAGCACAAAGGGACAG CCTTCGTCACCCTGCTGAACGGGGAGCAGGCCGAGGCGGCCATCGCCGCCTTCCACCAGAGCCAGCTGCGGGAGCGGGAGCTGTCGGTGCAGCTGCAGCCGACCGACGCGCTGCTGTGCGTGGCCAACCTGCCGCCCAGCCTGAGCCAGCAGCAGTTTGAGGAGCTGGTGCGGCCCTTCGGCTCCCTGGAGCGCTGCTTCCTGGTGTACAGCGGCCGCAGCGGCCACTCCAAGGGCTACGGCTTCGCCGAGTACATGAAGAAGGACTCGGCCGCCCGGGCCAAGTCCGACCTGCTGGGCAAGCCGCTGGGGCAGCGCACGCTCTACGTGCACTGGACCGACGCCACGCAGCTCACGCCCGCACTGCTGCACTCCCGCTGCCTGTGCGTCGACCACCTGCCCCCCGGCTTCAACGACACCGACGCCCTGCGCCAGGCGCTCTCAGCCACGCACACCCCCACCTTCTGCCAG CTGGCGTACGGGCAGGACGGGCAGCTGAAGGGCTTCGCGGTGCTGGAATACGAGACAGCCGAGGAGGCCGAGGAGGCCCAGCAGCAAGCGGACGGGCTGTCTCTGGGGGGCAGCCGGCTGCGGGTCTCCTTCTGCGCCCCGGGACCCCCCGGCCGCAGCATGCTGGCTGCGCTCATCGCTGCCCAGGCCACA GCCTTGAACCGTGGCAAAGGCCTCCTCCCCGAGCCCAACCTCCTTCAACTCCTCAGCCACTTGGGGCCCTCGGCCTCCCTCCAGCTCCTGCTAAACCCACTCATCAACCCCCAGGCGGGCACGGGGGGCAAGCAGG GCCTCCTGGGAGCCCCCCCAGCCATGCCACTACTCAACGGGCCGGCACTGTCCACGGCGCTGTTACAACTCGCCCTGCAGGGCCAGAAG AAACCTGGGATCCTGGGAGACTCGCCCATGGGGCCCCTCCAGCCAGGGGGCCCACCCGCCAATCCCCTCCTCGGGGAGATGCCTGCAG GCCCTGAGCCCCCTCCTCGCCGCGGGAAGCCACCACCCCTACTGCCGATGCGAGGATCTGGGGGTGACCGCGAAGGCATGGGCCTGGGctcccagctcaccccacccccagaccccaggggcttgcGCGGCCCTGGACTCCGAGGCCTACAGAAAGACGGAGGG CCACcctcctgaaccctgcccctcctGTCACAGGGCTCGCTGCTGGGGGAGCCCCCCAAAGACTTCCGGATCCCTCTGAATCCGTACCTGAACCTGCATAGCCTGCTCCCTGCCAGCAGCCTGCCGAGCAAGGAGCCCCGGGGCTGGGGGGGCTCGGCGGGCCCTTCGGGGAGAAGCCGCCGGCCCCCTGAAGGCCCCCCGCCCAACCCTGCGGCCCCAGGAGGCGGTGGTAGCAAAGCCTTCCACCTCAAGTCCCGAATGCTCAACCCCCTCGCCAATGCCCGCTTGCCCCCCGAACCTGACAGCTATGGCTACGACTACCCTTCg GATGGAGGACCTCGGCGGCACTTCCACCCACGGGAGCCTGGCCTCGGACACCACGGCCCCCACGGCCCCCACGGTCCTCACGGTCCCAGCCGGCACAGG CTGTCCCCCCCGCCCAGCGGCTTCAGCGAGCGGGGTGGCGGTGGGGGCTCCCTCTTCTACTCGGGCTCCCCCGCCTCTTACTTCACCAGCGGCCTCCAGGCTGGCCTGAAGCAGAGCCATCTGAACAAG GCTGTGGGCTCTTCCCCGCTGGGCTCTGGAGAAGGACTCCTGGGCCTGGGGCCTGGCCCCGATGGCCACGGCCACCTGCTCAAG ACCCCTCTGGGCGGCCAGAAGCGCAGCTTTGCCCACCTGCTGCCCTCTCCCGAGCCCAGCCCGGAAGGCAGCTACATCGGCCAGCACTCCCAGGGCCTGGGGGGTCACTATGCGGACTCCTACCTGAAGCGGAAGAGGATTTTCTAG
- the ICAM3 gene encoding intercellular adhesion molecule 3 — protein MVPPGPPPLAFLGLLLVWGLLVPGAPGQKFPVRVEPPELVVPAGGSLVVNCSSECPEPVNFSLETPFSKDTLGKGRGWATFRLSNVTSDHKLLCSSYCLGSQEAGAANVTVFAFPDRVDLAPLPPWLPVGDNFTLSCRVTGGTPRANLVVVLLRGKEELHRQQLAEEGVTVVVEASRKDHGVNFSCLTELDLRPHGLGVFQNLSAPQQLRTFVLPSTPPELFVPRLLEVGTLDLVGCILDGLFPASEAELQLALGGQWLSPAVWKHGDHLRASAEVTALDGQEGTLEVLCRVTLAGRNLETRVNTTIYSFWGPNLTLSELSALEGTTINVTCAAGPQVQVFLDGVPAAAPGQPAWLQIHTTEEDDGRLILCNATLDVGGELLHRNRSVQLRVLYGPTIDPAQCPPRVTWKDKTTNVLHCQARGNPDPKLGCFQEVSGREVPIGAPFFVNMSYNGTYFCRATNLLGTYNLKVVMDVQDRNLSSVTTVLVIFVLLGLLVLTASSLYVFCFHRHTDSYQVMPLMSREPKEAARDVAS, from the exons ATGGTGCCCCCAGGGCCACCGCCCCTGGCCTTCCTGGGACTGCTGCTGGTCTGGGGACTCCTGGTCCCAG GCGCCCCTGGACAGAAGTTCCCAGTGCGAGTGGAACCCCCTGAGTTGGTGGTGCCCGCCGGCGGGTCCCTGGTGGTGAACTGCTCCAGCGAGTGTCCCGAACCCGTGAACTTCTCCCTGGAGACGCCCTTCAGCAAGGACACACTGGGCAAGGGCCGGGGCTGGGCAACCTTCCGGCTCAGCAATGTGACAAGTGACCACAAACTCCTATGTTCCTCTTACTGTCTCGGCTCCCAGGAAGCGGGTGCGGCCAATGTCACCGTCTTCG CCTTCCCTGACCGGGTGGACCTGGCCCCCCTGCCCCCCTGGCTCCCAGTGGGTGACAATTTCACCCTGAGCTGCCGGGTGACTGGTGGGACGCCCCGAGCCAACCTGGTGGTGGTGTTGCTTCGAGGGAAGGAAGAGCTTCACCGGCAACAGCTGGCTGAGGAGGGGGTCACTGTCGTGGTGGAGGCATCGAGGAAGGACCATGGGGTCAACTTCTCCTGCCTCACAGAATTGGACTTGAGGCCTCATGGACTGGGAGTGTTCCAGAACCTCTCGGCCCCCCAGCAGCTCCGAACCTTCg TCTTACCCTCGACGCCCCCTGAACTCTTTGTACCCCGATTGTTGGAGGTGGGCACGTTGGACTTGGTGGGGTGCATCCTGGACGGGCTGTTCCCAGCGTCCGAAGCCGAGCTGCAACTGGCACTGGGAGGCCAGTGGCTCAGTCCTGCCGTCTGGAAGCACGGGGACCATCTCCGGGCCAGCGCCGAGGTCACTGCCCTCGACGGGCAGGAGGGCACCCTGGAAGTGCTTTGCAGAGTGACCTTGGCAGGAAGGAACCTGGAGACCCGGGTGAACACCACCATTTATA GCTTCTGGGGGCCCAATCTGACTCTGAGCGAGCTCAGCGCTCTTGAGGGGACCACGATCAACGTGACGTGTGCCGCAGGCCCCCAAGTCCAGGTCTTCCTGGACGGAGTTCCCGCCGCTGCCCCCGGGCAGCCCGCCTGGCTTCAGATCCACACCACCGAGGAGGACGATGGGCGCCTTATCCTCTGCAACGCCACGCTCGACGTGGGGGGGGAGCTCCTGCACCGGAACCGGAGCGTCCAGCTGAGAGTCCTGT ACGGCCCCACCATTGACCCGGCCCAATGTCCCCCGCGTGTGACTTGGAAGGACAAGACGACCAACGTGCTGCATTGCCAGGCGCGGGGCAACCCGGACCCCAAACTCGGGTGTTTTCAAGAAGTCTCCGGCCGCGAGGTGCCCATCGGTGCCCCCTTCTTTGTCAACATGAGCTATAACGGGACCTACTTCTGCCGGGCCACCAACCTCCTGGGCACTTATAACTTGAAGGTGGTGATGGACGTGCAGG ATCGGAACCTGAGCAGTGTTACCACAGTCCTGGTAATCTTTGTGCTCCTGGGTCTACTCGTTCTCACCGCGTCTTCTCTGTACGTCTTCTGCTtccacagacatacagacagctATCAAGTCATGCCTCTCATGTCCAGGGAGCCCAAGGAAGCGGCAAGAGATGTGGCTTCTTGA